One region of Pangasianodon hypophthalmus isolate fPanHyp1 chromosome 15, fPanHyp1.pri, whole genome shotgun sequence genomic DNA includes:
- the grin1a gene encoding glutamate receptor ionotropic, NMDA 1a isoform X9, producing MRFFVLFILLSCSCALGSCETKIVNIGAVLSQKRYEQVFKDAVNQASMVYGRDRFKLNAISVTHKANAIQMALSVCEDLISSQVYAILVSHPPQSSDHLTPTPVSYTAGFYRIPVVGLTTRMSIYSDKSIHLSFLRTVPPYSHQAHVWFDMMREFRWNHIILIVSDDHEGRAAQKRLETLLEERETKNKKRNYENLDQLSYDNKRGPKAEKVLQFNQETNLTALLLEAKELEARVIILSASEDDAAAVYKTARFLNMTGSGYVWLVGEREMSGKALSEAPDGLIGLQLINGKNESAHISDAVAVVAQSIQELFEKENITEPPRGCVGNTNIWKTGPLFKRVLMSSKYPEGLTGRVEFNDDGDRKYAHYSILNYQKSRLIQVGIYNGTQVVLNKQRKIIWPGGDTDRPKGFQMSTWLKIVTIHQEPFVYVKPTLQDGTCKEEYTPNGVLIKKVICTGPNETIPGRPTVPQCCYGFCIDLLIKLAMTMNFTYEVHLVADGKFGTQERVNNSNKKEWNGMMGELLGGLADMIVAPLTINNERAQYIEFSKPFKYQGLTILVKKEIPRSTLDSFMQPFQSTLWLLVGLSVHVVAVMLYLLDRFSPFGRFKVNSEEEEEDALTLSSAMWFSWGVLLNSGIGEGAPRSFSARILGMVWAGFAMIIVASYTANLAAFLVLDRPEERITGINDPRLRNPSDKFIYATVKQSSVDIYFRRQVELSTMYRHMEKHNYESAAEAIQAVRDNKLHAFIWDSAVLEFEASQKCDLVTTGELFFRSGFGIGMRKDSPWKQNVSLAILSSHENGFMEDLDKTWVRYQECDSRSNAPATLTFENMAGVFMLVAGGIAAGIFLIFIEIAYKRHKDARRKQMQLAFAAVNVWRKNLQYPPTDITGQLNLSDPSVSTVV from the exons ATGCGCTTCTTTGTGCTCTTTATTCTGCTCTCCTGCTCCTGCGCTCTGGGAAGCTGCGAGACGAAAATCGTGAACATCGGCGCGGTGCTGAGCCAAAAGCGCTACGAGCAGGTGTTTAAGGATGCGGTGAACCAGGCCAGCATGGTGTACGGCAGAGACAGGTTTAAACTCAACGCCATCTCCGTCACGCACAAAGCCAACGCTATTCAGATGGCGCTGTCCGTGTGTGAGGACCTCATCTCCAGCCAG GTCTATGCGATTTTGGTGAGCCACCCTCCACAGTCCAGTGACCACCTCACCCCTACACCAGTCTCCTATACCGCAGGCTTCTACCGTATCCCTGTAGTCGGCCTCACAACCAGGATGTCCATCTACTCCGATAAG AGTATCCATCTTTCCTTCCTGCGCACTGTGCCGCCTTACTCACACCAGGCGCACGTGTGGTTCGACATGATGCGTGAGTTCCGCTGGAACCACATCATCCTGATCGTCAGCGACGACCATGAAGGTCGAGCCGCACAGAAGAGACTCGAGACCCTTCTGGAGGAGAGGGAGACCAAG aataaaaaaaggaactaTGAAAACCTCGACCAACTGTCCTATGACAACAAGCGAGGACCTAAG GCAGAGAAAGTCCTCCAGTTCAACCAAGAGACTAACTTAACTGCCCTGCTGCTGGAGGCCAAGGAGCTGGAGGCTCGCGTGATCATTCTGTCCGCCAG TGAAGACGACGCTGCTGCCGTGTACAAGACTGCTCGGTTTCTCAACATGACTGGCTCTGGCTACGTGTGGCTAGTCGGAGAGCGGGAGATGTCTGGTAAAGCTCTGAGTGAAGCTCCTGATG GATTAATTGGCCTTCAGCTCATTAACGGCAAGAACGAGTCAGCACACATCAGTGACGCAGTGGCGGTTGTGGCTCAGTCCATTCAGGAGCTTTTCGAGAAGGAGAACATCACTGAGCCGCCCCGGGGTTGTGTGGGCAACACCAACATCTGGAAGACTGGGCCACTCTTTAAAAG GGTTCTAATGTCATCCAAATACCCAGAAGGCCTGACAGGACGAGTGGAGTTTAATGATGATGGGGACAGGAAGTACGCTCATTACAGCATCCTTAACTACCAGAAGAGCAGGCTGATTCAAGTCGGCATTTATAATGGAACTCAG GTGGTGCTAAATAAGCAGAGGAAGATCATCTGGCCTGGAGGAGATACAGACAGACCGAAAGGTTTCCAGATGTCCACATGGCTAAAA ATAGTCACGATACATCAGGAGCCTTTCGTGTATGTGAAGCCGACCTTGCAGGATGGGACCTGCAAGGAAGAGTACACACCAAATggagttttaattaaaaaggtGATCTGCACTGGACCAAATGAGACCATCCCAG GACGCCCAACAGTACCTCAATGCTGTTATGGATTCTGCATTGACCTACTGATCAAACTGGCCATGACTATGAACTTTACTTATGAGGTCCATCTGGTGGCTGATGGGAAATTTGGAACACAGGAGAGA GTgaacaacagcaacaagaaAGAGTGGAACGGCATGATGGGAGAGCTCCTGGGTGGTCTCGCGGATATGATCGTGGCTCCGCTAACGATAAACAATGAACGAGCTCAGTACATTGAATTCTCCAAACCGTTCAAATATCAGGGGCTCACCATCCTTGTGAAAAAG GAAATCCCGCGTAGTACGCTGGACTCGTTCATGCAGCCGTTCCAGAGCACGCTGTGGCTGCTGGTGGGTCTGTCGGTGCATGTGGTGGCGGTGATGCTTTACCTACTAGACCGGTTCAG CCCATTTGGAAGGTTTAAAGTAaacagtgaagaagaagaagaagatgccCTCACCTTATCCTCGGCTATGTGGTTCTCCTGGGGAGTGTTGCTGAACTCTGGAATTGGAGAAG GTGCCCCGCGTAGCTTCTCAGCGAGAATCCTAGGCATGGTGTGGGCCGGCTTTGCTATGATCATTGTAGCATCCTACACTGCCAACCTGGCTGCCTTCTTGGTGCTGGACCGGCCTGAGGAGCGCATCACCGGCATCAATGACCCGAGG TTGAGAAACCCATCAGACAAGTTTATCTACGCCACAGTGAAGCAGAGTTCGGTGGATATCTACTTCCGGCGTCAAGTCGAGCTGAGCACCATGTATCGTCACATGGAGAAGCACAACTACGAGAGCGCCGCTGAGGCCATCCAGGCTGTCAGGGACAA CAAGCTGCATGCTTTCATCTGGGACTCTGCGGTGCTGGAGTTTGAAGCCTCGCAGAAGTGCGACCTGGTGACCACGGGAGAGCTGTTTTTCCGTTCGGGCTTTGGCATAGGCATGCGCAAGGACAGCCCCTGGAAACAGAATGTGTCCCTGGCTATTCTCAG TTCCCATGAGAATGGCTTCATGGAGGACCTGGATAAAACCTGGGTGAGATACCAGGAGTGTGACTCAAGGAGCAATGCCCCAGCCACACTCACCTTTGAAAACATGGCAG GGGTCTTTATGCTGGTAGCTGGTGGCATTGCGGCAGGGATCTTCCTCATCTTTATTGAGATTGCATACAAGCGACACAAAGACGCCCGCAGGAAGCAGATGCAGCTAGCCTTTGCGGCCGTCAACGTCTGGAGAAAGAACCTTCAG
- the grin1a gene encoding glutamate receptor ionotropic, NMDA 1a isoform X8 — MRFFVLFILLSCSCALGSCETKIVNIGAVLSQKRYEQVFKDAVNQASMVYGRDRFKLNAISVTHKANAIQMALSVCEDLISSQVYAILVSHPPQSSDHLTPTPVSYTAGFYRIPVVGLTTRMSIYSDKSIHLSFLRTVPPYSHQAHVWFDMMREFRWNHIILIVSDDHEGRAAQKRLETLLEERETKNKKRNYENLDQLSYDNKRGPKAEKVLQFNQETNLTALLLEAKELEARVIILSASEDDAAAVYKTARFLNMTGSGYVWLVGEREMSGKALSEAPDGLIGLQLINGKNESAHISDAVAVVAQSIQELFEKENITEPPRGCVGNTNIWKTGPLFKRVLMSSKYPEGLTGRVEFNDDGDRKYAHYSILNYQKSRLIQVGIYNGTQVVLNKQRKIIWPGGDTDRPKGFQMSTWLKIVTIHQEPFVYVKPTLQDGTCKEEYTPNGVLIKKVICTGPNETIPGRPTVPQCCYGFCIDLLIKLAMTMNFTYEVHLVADGKFGTQERVNNSNKKEWNGMMGELLGGLADMIVAPLTINNERAQYIEFSKPFKYQGLTILVKKEIPRSTLDSFMQPFQSTLWLLVGLSVHVVAVMLYLLDRFSPFGRFKVNSEEEEEDALTLSSAMWFSWGVLLNSGIGEGAPRSFSARILGMVWAGFAMIIVASYTANLAAFLVLDRPEERITGINDPRLRNPSDKFIYATVKQSSVDIYFRRQVELSTMYRHMEKHNYESAAEAIQAVRDNKLHAFIWDSAVLEFEASQKCDLVTTGELFFRSGFGIGMRKDSPWKQNVSLAILSSHENGFMEDLDKTWVRYQECDSRSNAPATLTFENMAGVFMLVAGGIAAGIFLIFIEIAYKRHKDARRKQMQLAFAAVNVWRKNLQPSSSVETQDYPPTDITGQLNLSDPSVSTVV, encoded by the exons ATGCGCTTCTTTGTGCTCTTTATTCTGCTCTCCTGCTCCTGCGCTCTGGGAAGCTGCGAGACGAAAATCGTGAACATCGGCGCGGTGCTGAGCCAAAAGCGCTACGAGCAGGTGTTTAAGGATGCGGTGAACCAGGCCAGCATGGTGTACGGCAGAGACAGGTTTAAACTCAACGCCATCTCCGTCACGCACAAAGCCAACGCTATTCAGATGGCGCTGTCCGTGTGTGAGGACCTCATCTCCAGCCAG GTCTATGCGATTTTGGTGAGCCACCCTCCACAGTCCAGTGACCACCTCACCCCTACACCAGTCTCCTATACCGCAGGCTTCTACCGTATCCCTGTAGTCGGCCTCACAACCAGGATGTCCATCTACTCCGATAAG AGTATCCATCTTTCCTTCCTGCGCACTGTGCCGCCTTACTCACACCAGGCGCACGTGTGGTTCGACATGATGCGTGAGTTCCGCTGGAACCACATCATCCTGATCGTCAGCGACGACCATGAAGGTCGAGCCGCACAGAAGAGACTCGAGACCCTTCTGGAGGAGAGGGAGACCAAG aataaaaaaaggaactaTGAAAACCTCGACCAACTGTCCTATGACAACAAGCGAGGACCTAAG GCAGAGAAAGTCCTCCAGTTCAACCAAGAGACTAACTTAACTGCCCTGCTGCTGGAGGCCAAGGAGCTGGAGGCTCGCGTGATCATTCTGTCCGCCAG TGAAGACGACGCTGCTGCCGTGTACAAGACTGCTCGGTTTCTCAACATGACTGGCTCTGGCTACGTGTGGCTAGTCGGAGAGCGGGAGATGTCTGGTAAAGCTCTGAGTGAAGCTCCTGATG GATTAATTGGCCTTCAGCTCATTAACGGCAAGAACGAGTCAGCACACATCAGTGACGCAGTGGCGGTTGTGGCTCAGTCCATTCAGGAGCTTTTCGAGAAGGAGAACATCACTGAGCCGCCCCGGGGTTGTGTGGGCAACACCAACATCTGGAAGACTGGGCCACTCTTTAAAAG GGTTCTAATGTCATCCAAATACCCAGAAGGCCTGACAGGACGAGTGGAGTTTAATGATGATGGGGACAGGAAGTACGCTCATTACAGCATCCTTAACTACCAGAAGAGCAGGCTGATTCAAGTCGGCATTTATAATGGAACTCAG GTGGTGCTAAATAAGCAGAGGAAGATCATCTGGCCTGGAGGAGATACAGACAGACCGAAAGGTTTCCAGATGTCCACATGGCTAAAA ATAGTCACGATACATCAGGAGCCTTTCGTGTATGTGAAGCCGACCTTGCAGGATGGGACCTGCAAGGAAGAGTACACACCAAATggagttttaattaaaaaggtGATCTGCACTGGACCAAATGAGACCATCCCAG GACGCCCAACAGTACCTCAATGCTGTTATGGATTCTGCATTGACCTACTGATCAAACTGGCCATGACTATGAACTTTACTTATGAGGTCCATCTGGTGGCTGATGGGAAATTTGGAACACAGGAGAGA GTgaacaacagcaacaagaaAGAGTGGAACGGCATGATGGGAGAGCTCCTGGGTGGTCTCGCGGATATGATCGTGGCTCCGCTAACGATAAACAATGAACGAGCTCAGTACATTGAATTCTCCAAACCGTTCAAATATCAGGGGCTCACCATCCTTGTGAAAAAG GAAATCCCGCGTAGTACGCTGGACTCGTTCATGCAGCCGTTCCAGAGCACGCTGTGGCTGCTGGTGGGTCTGTCGGTGCATGTGGTGGCGGTGATGCTTTACCTACTAGACCGGTTCAG CCCATTTGGAAGGTTTAAAGTAaacagtgaagaagaagaagaagatgccCTCACCTTATCCTCGGCTATGTGGTTCTCCTGGGGAGTGTTGCTGAACTCTGGAATTGGAGAAG GTGCCCCGCGTAGCTTCTCAGCGAGAATCCTAGGCATGGTGTGGGCCGGCTTTGCTATGATCATTGTAGCATCCTACACTGCCAACCTGGCTGCCTTCTTGGTGCTGGACCGGCCTGAGGAGCGCATCACCGGCATCAATGACCCGAGG TTGAGAAACCCATCAGACAAGTTTATCTACGCCACAGTGAAGCAGAGTTCGGTGGATATCTACTTCCGGCGTCAAGTCGAGCTGAGCACCATGTATCGTCACATGGAGAAGCACAACTACGAGAGCGCCGCTGAGGCCATCCAGGCTGTCAGGGACAA CAAGCTGCATGCTTTCATCTGGGACTCTGCGGTGCTGGAGTTTGAAGCCTCGCAGAAGTGCGACCTGGTGACCACGGGAGAGCTGTTTTTCCGTTCGGGCTTTGGCATAGGCATGCGCAAGGACAGCCCCTGGAAACAGAATGTGTCCCTGGCTATTCTCAG TTCCCATGAGAATGGCTTCATGGAGGACCTGGATAAAACCTGGGTGAGATACCAGGAGTGTGACTCAAGGAGCAATGCCCCAGCCACACTCACCTTTGAAAACATGGCAG GGGTCTTTATGCTGGTAGCTGGTGGCATTGCGGCAGGGATCTTCCTCATCTTTATTGAGATTGCATACAAGCGACACAAAGACGCCCGCAGGAAGCAGATGCAGCTAGCCTTTGCGGCCGTCAACGTCTGGAGAAAGAACCTTCAG CCCTCTTCCTCTGTAGAGACTCAGGAT
- the grin1a gene encoding glutamate receptor ionotropic, NMDA 1a isoform X7, which yields MRFFVLFILLSCSCALGSCETKIVNIGAVLSQKRYEQVFKDAVNQASMVYGRDRFKLNAISVTHKANAIQMALSVCEDLISSQVYAILVSHPPQSSDHLTPTPVSYTAGFYRIPVVGLTTRMSIYSDKSIHLSFLRTVPPYSHQAHVWFDMMREFRWNHIILIVSDDHEGRAAQKRLETLLEERETKNKKRNYENLDQLSYDNKRGPKAEKVLQFNQETNLTALLLEAKELEARVIILSASEDDAAAVYKTARFLNMTGSGYVWLVGEREMSGKALSEAPDGLIGLQLINGKNESAHISDAVAVVAQSIQELFEKENITEPPRGCVGNTNIWKTGPLFKRVLMSSKYPEGLTGRVEFNDDGDRKYAHYSILNYQKSRLIQVGIYNGTQVVLNKQRKIIWPGGDTDRPKGFQMSTWLKIVTIHQEPFVYVKPTLQDGTCKEEYTPNGVLIKKVICTGPNETIPGRPTVPQCCYGFCIDLLIKLAMTMNFTYEVHLVADGKFGTQERVNNSNKKEWNGMMGELLGGLADMIVAPLTINNERAQYIEFSKPFKYQGLTILVKKEIPRSTLDSFMQPFQSTLWLLVGLSVHVVAVMLYLLDRFSPFGRFKVNSEEEEEDALTLSSAMWFSWGVLLNSGIGEGAPRSFSARILGMVWAGFAMIIVASYTANLAAFLVLDRPEERITGINDPRLRNPSDKFIYATVKQSSVDIYFRRQVELSTMYRHMEKHNYESAAEAIQAVRDNKLHAFIWDSAVLEFEASQKCDLVTTGELFFRSGFGIGMRKDSPWKQNVSLAILSSHENGFMEDLDKTWVRYQECDSRSNAPATLTFENMAGVFMLVAGGIAAGIFLIFIEIAYKRHKDARRKQMQLAFAAVNVWRKNLQPSSSVETQDQYPPTDITGQLNLSDPSVSTVV from the exons ATGCGCTTCTTTGTGCTCTTTATTCTGCTCTCCTGCTCCTGCGCTCTGGGAAGCTGCGAGACGAAAATCGTGAACATCGGCGCGGTGCTGAGCCAAAAGCGCTACGAGCAGGTGTTTAAGGATGCGGTGAACCAGGCCAGCATGGTGTACGGCAGAGACAGGTTTAAACTCAACGCCATCTCCGTCACGCACAAAGCCAACGCTATTCAGATGGCGCTGTCCGTGTGTGAGGACCTCATCTCCAGCCAG GTCTATGCGATTTTGGTGAGCCACCCTCCACAGTCCAGTGACCACCTCACCCCTACACCAGTCTCCTATACCGCAGGCTTCTACCGTATCCCTGTAGTCGGCCTCACAACCAGGATGTCCATCTACTCCGATAAG AGTATCCATCTTTCCTTCCTGCGCACTGTGCCGCCTTACTCACACCAGGCGCACGTGTGGTTCGACATGATGCGTGAGTTCCGCTGGAACCACATCATCCTGATCGTCAGCGACGACCATGAAGGTCGAGCCGCACAGAAGAGACTCGAGACCCTTCTGGAGGAGAGGGAGACCAAG aataaaaaaaggaactaTGAAAACCTCGACCAACTGTCCTATGACAACAAGCGAGGACCTAAG GCAGAGAAAGTCCTCCAGTTCAACCAAGAGACTAACTTAACTGCCCTGCTGCTGGAGGCCAAGGAGCTGGAGGCTCGCGTGATCATTCTGTCCGCCAG TGAAGACGACGCTGCTGCCGTGTACAAGACTGCTCGGTTTCTCAACATGACTGGCTCTGGCTACGTGTGGCTAGTCGGAGAGCGGGAGATGTCTGGTAAAGCTCTGAGTGAAGCTCCTGATG GATTAATTGGCCTTCAGCTCATTAACGGCAAGAACGAGTCAGCACACATCAGTGACGCAGTGGCGGTTGTGGCTCAGTCCATTCAGGAGCTTTTCGAGAAGGAGAACATCACTGAGCCGCCCCGGGGTTGTGTGGGCAACACCAACATCTGGAAGACTGGGCCACTCTTTAAAAG GGTTCTAATGTCATCCAAATACCCAGAAGGCCTGACAGGACGAGTGGAGTTTAATGATGATGGGGACAGGAAGTACGCTCATTACAGCATCCTTAACTACCAGAAGAGCAGGCTGATTCAAGTCGGCATTTATAATGGAACTCAG GTGGTGCTAAATAAGCAGAGGAAGATCATCTGGCCTGGAGGAGATACAGACAGACCGAAAGGTTTCCAGATGTCCACATGGCTAAAA ATAGTCACGATACATCAGGAGCCTTTCGTGTATGTGAAGCCGACCTTGCAGGATGGGACCTGCAAGGAAGAGTACACACCAAATggagttttaattaaaaaggtGATCTGCACTGGACCAAATGAGACCATCCCAG GACGCCCAACAGTACCTCAATGCTGTTATGGATTCTGCATTGACCTACTGATCAAACTGGCCATGACTATGAACTTTACTTATGAGGTCCATCTGGTGGCTGATGGGAAATTTGGAACACAGGAGAGA GTgaacaacagcaacaagaaAGAGTGGAACGGCATGATGGGAGAGCTCCTGGGTGGTCTCGCGGATATGATCGTGGCTCCGCTAACGATAAACAATGAACGAGCTCAGTACATTGAATTCTCCAAACCGTTCAAATATCAGGGGCTCACCATCCTTGTGAAAAAG GAAATCCCGCGTAGTACGCTGGACTCGTTCATGCAGCCGTTCCAGAGCACGCTGTGGCTGCTGGTGGGTCTGTCGGTGCATGTGGTGGCGGTGATGCTTTACCTACTAGACCGGTTCAG CCCATTTGGAAGGTTTAAAGTAaacagtgaagaagaagaagaagatgccCTCACCTTATCCTCGGCTATGTGGTTCTCCTGGGGAGTGTTGCTGAACTCTGGAATTGGAGAAG GTGCCCCGCGTAGCTTCTCAGCGAGAATCCTAGGCATGGTGTGGGCCGGCTTTGCTATGATCATTGTAGCATCCTACACTGCCAACCTGGCTGCCTTCTTGGTGCTGGACCGGCCTGAGGAGCGCATCACCGGCATCAATGACCCGAGG TTGAGAAACCCATCAGACAAGTTTATCTACGCCACAGTGAAGCAGAGTTCGGTGGATATCTACTTCCGGCGTCAAGTCGAGCTGAGCACCATGTATCGTCACATGGAGAAGCACAACTACGAGAGCGCCGCTGAGGCCATCCAGGCTGTCAGGGACAA CAAGCTGCATGCTTTCATCTGGGACTCTGCGGTGCTGGAGTTTGAAGCCTCGCAGAAGTGCGACCTGGTGACCACGGGAGAGCTGTTTTTCCGTTCGGGCTTTGGCATAGGCATGCGCAAGGACAGCCCCTGGAAACAGAATGTGTCCCTGGCTATTCTCAG TTCCCATGAGAATGGCTTCATGGAGGACCTGGATAAAACCTGGGTGAGATACCAGGAGTGTGACTCAAGGAGCAATGCCCCAGCCACACTCACCTTTGAAAACATGGCAG GGGTCTTTATGCTGGTAGCTGGTGGCATTGCGGCAGGGATCTTCCTCATCTTTATTGAGATTGCATACAAGCGACACAAAGACGCCCGCAGGAAGCAGATGCAGCTAGCCTTTGCGGCCGTCAACGTCTGGAGAAAGAACCTTCAG CCCTCTTCCTCTGTAGAGACTCAGGAT
- the grin1a gene encoding glutamate receptor ionotropic, NMDA 1a isoform X2: MRFFVLFILLSCSCALGSCETKIVNIGAVLSQKRYEQVFKDAVNQASMVYGRDRFKLNAISVTHKANAIQMALSVCEDLISSQVYAILVSHPPQSSDHLTPTPVSYTAGFYRIPVVGLTTRMSIYSDKSIHLSFLRTVPPYSHQAHVWFDMMREFRWNHIILIVSDDHEGRAAQKRLETLLEERETKNKKRNYENLDQLSYDNKRGPKAEKVLQFNQETNLTALLLEAKELEARVIILSASEDDAAAVYKTARFLNMTGSGYVWLVGEREMSGKALSEAPDGLIGLQLINGKNESAHISDAVAVVAQSIQELFEKENITEPPRGCVGNTNIWKTGPLFKRVLMSSKYPEGLTGRVEFNDDGDRKYAHYSILNYQKSRLIQVGIYNGTQVVLNKQRKIIWPGGDTDRPKGFQMSTWLKIVTIHQEPFVYVKPTLQDGTCKEEYTPNGVLIKKVICTGPNETIPGRPTVPQCCYGFCIDLLIKLAMTMNFTYEVHLVADGKFGTQERVNNSNKKEWNGMMGELLGGLADMIVAPLTINNERAQYIEFSKPFKYQGLTILVKKEIPRSTLDSFMQPFQSTLWLLVGLSVHVVAVMLYLLDRFSPFGRFKVNSEEEEEDALTLSSAMWFSWGVLLNSGIGEGAPRSFSARILGMVWAGFAMIIVASYTANLAAFLVLDRPEERITGINDPRLRNPSDKFIYATVKQSSVDIYFRRQVELSTMYRHMEKHNYESAAEAIQAVRDNKLHAFIWDSAVLEFEASQKCDLVTTGELFFRSGFGIGMRKDSPWKQNVSLAILSSHENGFMEDLDKTWVRYQECDSRSNAPATLTFENMAGVFMLVAGGIAAGIFLIFIEIAYKRHKDARRKQMQLAFAAVNVWRKNLQDNKESSVSQVVGAAGTPSLPSSSVETQDDRKSGRAEPDPKKKPSFRSISTTLASSIKRRRSSKDTYPPTDITGQLNLSDPSVSTVV; the protein is encoded by the exons ATGCGCTTCTTTGTGCTCTTTATTCTGCTCTCCTGCTCCTGCGCTCTGGGAAGCTGCGAGACGAAAATCGTGAACATCGGCGCGGTGCTGAGCCAAAAGCGCTACGAGCAGGTGTTTAAGGATGCGGTGAACCAGGCCAGCATGGTGTACGGCAGAGACAGGTTTAAACTCAACGCCATCTCCGTCACGCACAAAGCCAACGCTATTCAGATGGCGCTGTCCGTGTGTGAGGACCTCATCTCCAGCCAG GTCTATGCGATTTTGGTGAGCCACCCTCCACAGTCCAGTGACCACCTCACCCCTACACCAGTCTCCTATACCGCAGGCTTCTACCGTATCCCTGTAGTCGGCCTCACAACCAGGATGTCCATCTACTCCGATAAG AGTATCCATCTTTCCTTCCTGCGCACTGTGCCGCCTTACTCACACCAGGCGCACGTGTGGTTCGACATGATGCGTGAGTTCCGCTGGAACCACATCATCCTGATCGTCAGCGACGACCATGAAGGTCGAGCCGCACAGAAGAGACTCGAGACCCTTCTGGAGGAGAGGGAGACCAAG aataaaaaaaggaactaTGAAAACCTCGACCAACTGTCCTATGACAACAAGCGAGGACCTAAG GCAGAGAAAGTCCTCCAGTTCAACCAAGAGACTAACTTAACTGCCCTGCTGCTGGAGGCCAAGGAGCTGGAGGCTCGCGTGATCATTCTGTCCGCCAG TGAAGACGACGCTGCTGCCGTGTACAAGACTGCTCGGTTTCTCAACATGACTGGCTCTGGCTACGTGTGGCTAGTCGGAGAGCGGGAGATGTCTGGTAAAGCTCTGAGTGAAGCTCCTGATG GATTAATTGGCCTTCAGCTCATTAACGGCAAGAACGAGTCAGCACACATCAGTGACGCAGTGGCGGTTGTGGCTCAGTCCATTCAGGAGCTTTTCGAGAAGGAGAACATCACTGAGCCGCCCCGGGGTTGTGTGGGCAACACCAACATCTGGAAGACTGGGCCACTCTTTAAAAG GGTTCTAATGTCATCCAAATACCCAGAAGGCCTGACAGGACGAGTGGAGTTTAATGATGATGGGGACAGGAAGTACGCTCATTACAGCATCCTTAACTACCAGAAGAGCAGGCTGATTCAAGTCGGCATTTATAATGGAACTCAG GTGGTGCTAAATAAGCAGAGGAAGATCATCTGGCCTGGAGGAGATACAGACAGACCGAAAGGTTTCCAGATGTCCACATGGCTAAAA ATAGTCACGATACATCAGGAGCCTTTCGTGTATGTGAAGCCGACCTTGCAGGATGGGACCTGCAAGGAAGAGTACACACCAAATggagttttaattaaaaaggtGATCTGCACTGGACCAAATGAGACCATCCCAG GACGCCCAACAGTACCTCAATGCTGTTATGGATTCTGCATTGACCTACTGATCAAACTGGCCATGACTATGAACTTTACTTATGAGGTCCATCTGGTGGCTGATGGGAAATTTGGAACACAGGAGAGA GTgaacaacagcaacaagaaAGAGTGGAACGGCATGATGGGAGAGCTCCTGGGTGGTCTCGCGGATATGATCGTGGCTCCGCTAACGATAAACAATGAACGAGCTCAGTACATTGAATTCTCCAAACCGTTCAAATATCAGGGGCTCACCATCCTTGTGAAAAAG GAAATCCCGCGTAGTACGCTGGACTCGTTCATGCAGCCGTTCCAGAGCACGCTGTGGCTGCTGGTGGGTCTGTCGGTGCATGTGGTGGCGGTGATGCTTTACCTACTAGACCGGTTCAG CCCATTTGGAAGGTTTAAAGTAaacagtgaagaagaagaagaagatgccCTCACCTTATCCTCGGCTATGTGGTTCTCCTGGGGAGTGTTGCTGAACTCTGGAATTGGAGAAG GTGCCCCGCGTAGCTTCTCAGCGAGAATCCTAGGCATGGTGTGGGCCGGCTTTGCTATGATCATTGTAGCATCCTACACTGCCAACCTGGCTGCCTTCTTGGTGCTGGACCGGCCTGAGGAGCGCATCACCGGCATCAATGACCCGAGG TTGAGAAACCCATCAGACAAGTTTATCTACGCCACAGTGAAGCAGAGTTCGGTGGATATCTACTTCCGGCGTCAAGTCGAGCTGAGCACCATGTATCGTCACATGGAGAAGCACAACTACGAGAGCGCCGCTGAGGCCATCCAGGCTGTCAGGGACAA CAAGCTGCATGCTTTCATCTGGGACTCTGCGGTGCTGGAGTTTGAAGCCTCGCAGAAGTGCGACCTGGTGACCACGGGAGAGCTGTTTTTCCGTTCGGGCTTTGGCATAGGCATGCGCAAGGACAGCCCCTGGAAACAGAATGTGTCCCTGGCTATTCTCAG TTCCCATGAGAATGGCTTCATGGAGGACCTGGATAAAACCTGGGTGAGATACCAGGAGTGTGACTCAAGGAGCAATGCCCCAGCCACACTCACCTTTGAAAACATGGCAG GGGTCTTTATGCTGGTAGCTGGTGGCATTGCGGCAGGGATCTTCCTCATCTTTATTGAGATTGCATACAAGCGACACAAAGACGCCCGCAGGAAGCAGATGCAGCTAGCCTTTGCGGCCGTCAACGTCTGGAGAAAGAACCTTCAG GACAATAAGGAGAGTTCTGTGAGTCAAGTTGTGGGCGCAGCTGGGACTCCGTCTTTA CCCTCTTCCTCTGTAGAGACTCAGGAT gatAGGAAAAGTGGTAGAGCAGAGCCCGACCCCAAAAAGAAACCCTCTTTTAGGTCCATCAGTACCACCCTGGCCTCCAGCATCAAGAGACGTAGGTCCTCCAAAGACACG